The genomic DNA GCGTTCCTCAGGGATCAGGTCCATCTGCAGAAAGCGGTTGTATGATTCGCGTTGGACCTCGATAAGATTCGGGATCTGGGCCGACGTGTAGATCTTAGAAAAATCTACGCGTGTCGGCGACTGGCTTGTGCGTCGTCCGAGGCCGTTGGGGCTGCTTTGTAGAGGATTGTTGATCATATTATTAAAAGCGGGCTATAAAAACTTGTTGATTTTTGCAAAGGTTGCTGTTACGATTCTTCGTAATCTAACGCTCCCCGTAGTAAAAATCTGTCAAGAATAGACGGCAACGGCGGTCGAGGGTAAAGTTCTCCCTGACCGCTTAGCAGCAGCTTTTGCCGTTAGATATTTTGTACGAGCGTGCCTAAAAGGGACACTAACTCTCCACTTGATTGCGATCTTTATCGCGGTAAAAACCACCGAAAGCGTAATAAAACATTGCTTCCGAACCGACCGTGCCTGGTTCCGCGTCTCCGACATCAATAGAGTCCCGCGAACCAAGTAGCATAACAGCCATTTATTGTAAACACAAGTTACGAAAGAGCCGGCGCGTCAAACCGCCGGCTCTCCGTAATAATTGAATGTTTACTATTTCAATTCGACGGTAGCACCGGCTTCGGTGAGCTTGGCCTTGATATCGTCTGCCTCTGACTGCGAAACGCCTTCTTTGATGGCCTTCGGGGCAGCATCGACGAGATCCTTGGCTTCCTTCAAACCGAGGCCTGCAACGACTTCGCGAACAACCTTGATCACTGCGATCTTGTTGCCGCCGGCCGCTGTCAGAACAACGTCAAACGAATCCTTTGCTTCTGCCGCAGGAGCAGCGTCACCGCCGCCTGCACCGGCACCAGCGGCCATCATCATCGGAGCTGCGGCTGCGGCGCTAACGCCGAACACTTCTTCCAATTCCTTGACCAATTCCGACGCTTCGAGAAGCGACATTCCTTTCAAATACTCAACTACATCTGCTTTTGTAACTGCCATGATATTTATCTATCTCCTATTTAGGGTTCTTAAGTTATTGATCGTGAATCTTTTATAATCCACGGTTTTTGCCTTGCCGCTAGAACCCAGGGACGTGTCGAGTAAGGGTTGCATCACCTTTCTTTCCGCGTCCGAAGCCCACTTGACCTGACAAATCAATTGGACTCGCTTTCCTTGAGTACGGCTTTTTCAGATCTCATATGTGAGATCTAAATCCTTGTTATTCCGCCTTTTCTTCAGCCTCTGCTTCGGTCGGCTCCTCTAAAACTTCTTCCTCGACGGTTTCGACTGCGGTTTCCACAGCTGGTGCGGCGTCCGCTTCAACTTCGGCCACACTGTCGCCAGCATCAGGCTCGGATACAGCTTCCGGACTTTCTTCCGGTGCCGCTTCGACCGCCGGTGCGTCTTCTGCTACGGCAATTTCTGCTACCGGTGCAGCTTCTGCCGCTGCCGGTGCTTCGGCCGCCGGTGCTGCTGCAACTGTTGCCGCCTCTGCTGGTTTCGCTTCGCCGATCTGTTTGATCACAACGGCCAGGTCACGCGGCACGGCATTGATGACCGTAACGAGACGCTGTGCACCGCTGTTGAGCACCCACATCAGTTTCGAAATAAGCTCTTCTTTCGAAGGCAAGTTTGCGATCGTCGTCAATTGTGCGAGATCGACCAGTTTGCCATCAACAACGCCCGATTTGAACGTGTAGATGTCGGCATTGTCCTTCATGAACTTCGAAATTGCTTTCGAAAGAACCACAGGATCACCGTCGGTCCACGCGATCGCGGTCACGCCTTTGAGGCTCTCCGTCGTATCTTCGAACTGCGTTCCCTTGACAGCGATACGTGCCAAAGTATTCTTGACGACCTGATACTTCGCACCTGCTTCGCGAAGCTGAGCACGGAATTCCTGATCTTTGGTCACGGTCAGCTTAGTAAAACTGACGACCATCGCGGATTTCGACGTAGACAGCGACTCAGTGAGGGCGGCCAGATCTCTTGCTTTTGTTTCTCTGTTTTTCATTTTTCCTCCAACTCCCTCGCCGGTCTGCAACCTCACTTATGCGTACGCCAATTCGTCGAGCAGAACGCCCGGGCTCATGGTCGCGGCCAAGTTGATCTTTTTCAGGTAACGCCCCTTTGCGGTGGTCGGCTTAGCTTTCATCACAGCATTGATCAGGACCTTTGTATTCTCGGCGAGTTTGTCATCGTCAAACGACACCTTGCCGACCGGCGAGTGAATAACGCCTGTCTTATCGACGCGATATTCGACCTTACCGGCCTTGGTCTCTTCGATGGCAGTTTTCACGTCCATCGTGACCGTTCCTGTTTTTGGATTGGGCATCAGGCCTCGAGGACCGAGGACCTTACCGAGCATACCGACCTTGCCCATCATATCGGGCGTTGCGATCAGTGCGTCGAAGTCGAGCCAACCGCCCTTGATGCGATCGACAATGTCGTCGCCGCCGGCTTCGTCAGCACCTGCTTCTTGAGCTTCGCGGATCTTGTCGCCCTGAGCGATAACAACGATACGTTTTGCCGTGCCGCCAAGGCCGTGGGGCAGAACGATCGTGCCGCGGAC from Acidobacteriota bacterium includes the following:
- a CDS encoding 50S ribosomal protein L10, whose amino-acid sequence is MKNRETKARDLAALTESLSTSKSAMVVSFTKLTVTKDQEFRAQLREAGAKYQVVKNTLARIAVKGTQFEDTTESLKGVTAIAWTDGDPVVLSKAISKFMKDNADIYTFKSGVVDGKLVDLAQLTTIANLPSKEELISKLMWVLNSGAQRLVTVINAVPRDLAVVIKQIGEAKPAEAATVAAAPAAEAPAAAEAAPVAEIAVAEDAPAVEAAPEESPEAVSEPDAGDSVAEVEADAAPAVETAVETVEEEVLEEPTEAEAEEKAE
- a CDS encoding 50S ribosomal protein L1; its protein translation is MKRGKKYLAALEKVEPYKKHTLEEAVAKLKEIAFAKFDETVELTMWLGVDPRKADQLVRGTIVLPHGLGGTAKRIVVIAQGDKIREAQEAGADEAGGDDIVDRIKGGWLDFDALIATPDMMGKVGMLGKVLGPRGLMPNPKTGTVTMDVKTAIEETKAGKVEYRVDKTGVIHSPVGKVSFDDDKLAENTKVLINAVMKAKPTTAKGRYLKKINLAATMSPGVLLDELAYA
- the rplL gene encoding 50S ribosomal protein L7/L12, which encodes MAVTKADVVEYLKGMSLLEASELVKELEEVFGVSAAAAAPMMMAAGAGAGGGDAAPAAEAKDSFDVVLTAAGGNKIAVIKVVREVVAGLGLKEAKDLVDAAPKAIKEGVSQSEADDIKAKLTEAGATVELK